Proteins encoded within one genomic window of Microbacterium soli:
- the rpsK gene encoding 30S ribosomal protein S11, translated as MAAPKTAARKPRRKEKKNIALGQAHIKSTFNNTIVSITDPSGAVVSWASSGGVGFKGSRKSTPYAAGMAAESAARQAAEHGVKKVDVFVKGPGSGRETAIRSLQAAGLEVGSIQDVTPQAHNGCRPPKRRRV; from the coding sequence ATGGCTGCACCCAAGACCGCCGCGCGCAAGCCGCGCCGCAAGGAGAAGAAGAACATCGCACTGGGCCAGGCCCACATCAAGTCGACGTTCAACAACACCATCGTCTCGATCACCGACCCCTCAGGCGCCGTCGTCAGCTGGGCGTCGTCGGGCGGCGTGGGCTTCAAGGGCTCGCGCAAGTCGACCCCGTACGCCGCCGGCATGGCGGCGGAATCCGCCGCCCGTCAGGCGGCCGAGCACGGCGTCAAGAAGGTCGATGTGTTCGTGAAGGGTCCGGGTTCGGGCCGCGAGACCGCGATCCGCTCGCTGCAGGCCGCCGGCCTCGAGGTGGGGTCCATCCAGGACGTCACCCCGCAGGCGCACAACGGCTGCCGCCCGCCGAAGCGCCGCCGCGTCTGA
- a CDS encoding DNA-directed RNA polymerase subunit alpha, whose protein sequence is MLIAQRPTLTEEKISENRSRFVIEPLEPGFGYTIGNALRRSLLSSIPGASVTTIRIDGVLHEFSTIPGVKEDVTEIILNIKQLVVSSERDEPITAYLRKTGAGEVTAADISAPAGVEVHNPDLVIATLNDTARFELELTIERGRGYVSASQNRNEYAEAGQIPVDSIYSPVLKVAYRVDATRAGERTDFDKLVLDVETKSSISPRDAVASAAKTLTELFGLARELNVEAEGIEIGPAPVEAVLSSELSMPIEDLDLSVRSYNCLKREGINTVSELVALSETQLMNIRNFGQKSVDEVRDKLVSLGLSLKDSVPGFDGAHFYSGTEDESF, encoded by the coding sequence GTGCTCATCGCACAGCGTCCCACTCTCACCGAGGAAAAGATCTCCGAGAACCGCAGTCGGTTCGTCATCGAGCCGCTGGAGCCCGGCTTCGGATACACGATCGGCAATGCGCTGCGTCGCAGCCTGCTCTCCTCGATCCCCGGTGCGTCCGTCACCACCATTCGCATCGACGGCGTGCTGCACGAGTTCAGCACGATCCCCGGTGTGAAGGAGGACGTGACCGAGATCATCCTCAACATCAAGCAGCTGGTCGTCTCCAGCGAGCGCGACGAGCCCATCACCGCCTACCTGCGCAAGACGGGCGCCGGCGAGGTCACCGCAGCCGACATCTCCGCTCCGGCGGGCGTCGAGGTGCACAACCCCGACCTGGTCATCGCGACGCTCAACGACACCGCCCGCTTCGAGCTCGAGCTCACGATCGAGCGCGGCCGCGGCTACGTGTCCGCCTCGCAGAACCGCAACGAGTACGCCGAGGCCGGTCAGATCCCCGTCGACTCGATCTACTCCCCGGTTCTCAAGGTCGCCTACCGCGTCGACGCGACCCGCGCCGGTGAGCGGACGGACTTCGACAAGCTCGTCCTCGATGTGGAGACGAAGTCGTCCATCAGCCCGCGCGACGCCGTCGCCTCGGCGGCCAAGACCCTCACCGAGCTGTTCGGCCTCGCCCGCGAGCTGAATGTCGAGGCCGAGGGCATCGAGATCGGCCCCGCGCCTGTCGAGGCCGTGCTCTCCAGCGAGCTGTCCATGCCGATCGAAGACCTCGATCTGTCGGTGCGCTCCTACAACTGCCTCAAGCGCGAGGGCATCAACACCGTCTCGGAGCTGGTCGCCCTTTCCGAGACGCAGCTGATGAACATCCGCAATTTCGGTCAGAAGTCGGTCGACGAGGTGCGCGACAAGCTCGTCTCGCTCGGTCTGTCGCTGAAGGATTCGGTGCCCGGTTTCGACGGCGCCCACTTCTACAGCGGCACCGAGGACGAGTCCTTCTGA
- the rplQ gene encoding 50S ribosomal protein L17 — protein sequence MPKPTKGPRLGGGPAHERLLLANLAGALFIHKSIKTTETKAKRLRPLAERLITLGKRGDLHARRRALTVLRSNKEAAHVLFSEIAPLVAEREGGYTRITKIGNRKGDNAPMAVIELVLDPVTPKVKKAAKPAAKAEKTEDAPAEETVEETTADAPAEETTADAPVEETTAEDAPAEEKAE from the coding sequence ATGCCCAAGCCCACCAAGGGTCCCCGCCTCGGAGGCGGTCCTGCCCACGAGCGCCTTCTTCTCGCGAACCTCGCAGGAGCGCTCTTCATCCACAAGTCGATCAAGACCACGGAGACCAAGGCGAAGCGGCTCCGTCCGCTGGCGGAGCGTCTCATCACGCTCGGCAAGCGCGGCGACCTGCACGCCCGCCGTCGCGCACTGACCGTGCTGCGCTCCAACAAGGAGGCCGCGCACGTCCTGTTCAGCGAGATCGCACCGCTGGTCGCCGAGCGCGAGGGCGGATACACCCGGATCACCAAGATCGGCAACCGCAAGGGCGACAACGCCCCCATGGCCGTCATCGAGCTGGTGCTCGATCCCGTCACCCCGAAGGTGAAGAAGGCCGCGAAGCCCGCTGCCAAGGCTGAGAAGACCGAGGACGCCCCCGCCGAGGAGACCGTCGAGGAGACCACGGCCGATGCTCCCGCCGAGGAGACCACGGCCGATGCCCCCGTCGAGGAGACCACGGCCGAGGACGCTCCCGCCGAGGAGAAGGCCGAGTAG
- a CDS encoding AMP-binding protein: MLHSTYPDVEIPNASIHDFLFGGLDDQTLERVAIIDGSTGAETTYRQLVAQIDLFAGALAARGIGTGDTIAVLCPNVPAFATVFHGILRAGATATTINSLYTPDEILNQLQDAEAEWLITVSPLLPGAKAAAARAGMPDDHLIVLDGAEGHPNLRGLLGEGHSAPEVSFDPATHLAVLPYSSGTTGRPKGVMLTHRNLVANVAQARALLSVGAEDRILAVLPFFHIYGMTVLLNFALIQRAGLVTMPKFDLVEFLRIIQEHRTSWVFVAPPIAVALAKHPIVDEYDLSAVRVVFSGAAPLDGALASAVQKRLGCEVVQGYGMTETSPAVNLIPAERPDIDKSSIGPLVPNTQARLVDPDTGNDVEVPESGASTPGELWVRGPQVMVGYLKRPDATAEMLDADGWLRTGDMATVTADGIFRIVDRLKELIKYKGYQVAPAILEAVLLEHPGIADAAVIGANDADGQEVPKAFVVRQTGADLSADDVMEFVAAHVAPHEKVRIVEFIDVIPKSSSGKILRKDLRARQQA; this comes from the coding sequence ATGCTGCACAGCACCTACCCTGACGTCGAGATCCCGAACGCCTCGATCCACGACTTCCTCTTCGGCGGGCTCGACGATCAGACCCTCGAGCGCGTGGCGATCATCGACGGGTCGACGGGCGCCGAGACGACCTACCGTCAGCTCGTCGCCCAGATCGACCTGTTCGCCGGAGCCCTGGCCGCCCGCGGCATCGGAACCGGGGACACGATCGCCGTACTGTGCCCCAACGTGCCCGCGTTCGCCACGGTCTTCCACGGCATCCTCCGGGCGGGGGCGACGGCCACCACGATCAACTCGCTGTACACGCCCGACGAGATCCTGAACCAGCTGCAGGATGCTGAGGCCGAATGGCTCATCACCGTCTCCCCGCTGCTGCCCGGGGCGAAGGCCGCCGCCGCCCGAGCGGGGATGCCCGACGACCACCTGATCGTGCTGGACGGCGCCGAGGGCCACCCGAACCTGCGCGGCCTGCTCGGCGAGGGGCACTCCGCCCCGGAGGTCTCCTTCGACCCGGCGACGCACCTCGCCGTGCTGCCGTACTCGTCGGGCACCACCGGCCGCCCCAAGGGCGTGATGCTCACGCATCGCAACCTCGTCGCCAACGTCGCCCAGGCACGGGCGCTGCTGAGCGTCGGCGCCGAGGACAGGATCCTGGCCGTGCTGCCGTTCTTCCACATCTACGGGATGACGGTGCTGCTGAACTTCGCCCTCATCCAGCGCGCGGGCCTGGTGACGATGCCGAAGTTCGATCTGGTCGAGTTCCTGCGCATCATCCAGGAGCATCGCACGAGCTGGGTGTTCGTCGCCCCGCCGATCGCCGTGGCGCTCGCGAAGCACCCCATCGTGGACGAGTACGACCTCTCCGCCGTGAGGGTCGTCTTCTCCGGCGCCGCTCCGCTGGATGGAGCCCTGGCGTCCGCCGTGCAGAAGCGCCTGGGCTGCGAGGTGGTCCAGGGCTATGGGATGACCGAGACGAGCCCGGCCGTCAACCTCATCCCCGCCGAGCGGCCCGACATCGACAAATCCTCGATCGGGCCGCTGGTGCCCAACACCCAGGCGCGACTGGTGGACCCGGACACGGGGAACGACGTGGAGGTGCCCGAGTCCGGAGCGAGCACTCCCGGCGAGCTGTGGGTGCGCGGCCCGCAGGTGATGGTCGGGTACCTGAAGCGCCCGGATGCCACGGCCGAGATGCTGGATGCCGACGGCTGGCTGCGCACCGGCGACATGGCCACCGTCACCGCCGACGGCATCTTCCGGATCGTGGACCGCCTCAAGGAGCTCATCAAGTACAAGGGCTACCAGGTCGCTCCGGCGATCCTCGAGGCCGTGCTGCTCGAGCATCCGGGGATCGCGGATGCCGCGGTGATCGGCGCGAACGACGCCGACGGCCAGGAGGTTCCGAAGGCCTTCGTGGTGCGGCAGACCGGTGCCGATCTGTCGGCGGACGATGTGATGGAGTTCGTCGCGGCGCATGTCGCCCCGCACGAGAAGGTGCGCATCGTCGAGTTCATCGACGTCATCCCGAAGTCCAGCTCCGGCAAGATCCTCCGCAAGGACCTGCGCGCCAGGCAGCAGGCCTGA
- a CDS encoding PAS domain-containing protein has translation MTSTTKHISPQPGDGRMTLRVQLILLQALIVAVVTLIAGLTAGIIQAHTVRDAYEDRMLAVAQSIASMPVIHDAFDDADPSSTIQPLAETIRKASDLTYVVVANADGIRYSHPHPERIGEPVSTDPSVPLSGRIFMGTETGTLGTSWRVKVPIFDGADVIGTVSVGILESQGDGEFAANLAWIIGAMLAAAVLGMLGSAWATSVIRRRIHRLEPHEITALVRNQETTLHGLSEGVISVDAHGRITLVNDAAARLLGRERDEIADAAAEDVLGPELLAVLRDGEDAGRPVIVGDRVLVARSTGAHDGTASVEATLLLRDHTELHDVVRRVEEADAIIAFRRRAGLPKGLSAETLERVSTALAAHPDSSASELGTVLSISRVSARRYLEHLASTGRALRSLDYSTRGRPGTRYRVTESLVTESLAIPGAASSPAVRD, from the coding sequence GTGACCTCGACGACGAAGCACATCTCGCCGCAGCCCGGTGACGGCCGGATGACGCTGCGGGTGCAGCTGATCCTGCTGCAGGCGCTCATCGTCGCCGTGGTCACTCTCATCGCCGGTCTGACGGCCGGGATCATCCAGGCGCACACGGTGCGCGACGCCTATGAGGATCGGATGCTCGCGGTCGCGCAGTCGATCGCCTCCATGCCGGTGATCCACGACGCGTTCGACGACGCGGACCCGTCATCGACCATCCAGCCCCTCGCGGAGACGATCCGCAAGGCATCCGACCTCACCTACGTCGTCGTCGCCAACGCCGACGGCATCCGCTACTCGCACCCGCACCCCGAGCGCATCGGGGAGCCGGTGTCCACGGACCCATCGGTGCCGTTGTCCGGCCGGATCTTCATGGGCACCGAGACGGGGACACTGGGCACCTCGTGGCGCGTGAAGGTGCCCATCTTCGACGGCGCCGACGTGATCGGCACCGTGTCGGTCGGCATCCTCGAGTCTCAGGGTGACGGCGAGTTCGCCGCGAATCTCGCCTGGATCATCGGCGCGATGCTCGCCGCCGCCGTGCTGGGGATGCTGGGCTCGGCCTGGGCGACGTCGGTGATCCGGCGCCGGATCCACAGACTGGAACCCCATGAGATCACGGCGCTCGTGCGCAACCAGGAAACCACCTTGCACGGGCTCAGCGAGGGCGTCATCAGCGTGGATGCGCACGGCCGGATCACGCTCGTCAACGATGCCGCCGCACGGCTCCTGGGCCGGGAGCGGGACGAGATCGCCGACGCGGCGGCGGAGGACGTGCTCGGACCGGAGCTCCTGGCGGTGCTGCGGGACGGCGAGGACGCCGGACGTCCGGTGATCGTCGGCGACCGGGTGCTGGTCGCCCGCAGCACCGGTGCCCACGACGGCACGGCATCCGTCGAGGCGACCCTGCTGCTGCGCGATCACACCGAACTGCACGATGTGGTGCGACGGGTCGAGGAGGCGGATGCGATCATCGCGTTCCGTCGTCGCGCGGGACTTCCGAAGGGGCTGAGCGCGGAGACGCTGGAAAGGGTGTCGACGGCGCTGGCCGCGCATCCGGATTCCTCCGCCTCCGAGCTCGGCACTGTGCTGTCCATCTCGCGGGTGAGCGCCCGAAGATACCTGGAGCACCTGGCCAGCACTGGCCGTGCGCTGCGCTCGCTGGACTACTCGACCAGGGGGCGGCCCGGCACGCGGTATCGCGTCACGGAGTCTCTCGTCACCGAGTCCTTGGCGATACCGGGAGCCGCGTCATCTCCCGCTGTGCGAGACTGA
- a CDS encoding tripartite tricarboxylate transporter substrate binding protein produces the protein MKRSRTALMAIAAAAALALTGCSTAADGGDGSASAGDAEPTFTDVSVIVPADPGGGWDQTGRTIAKVLTEQDIVGSAPVTNVGGAGGTIGLAQLANVKDPATLMVDGLVMVGAIETNGSQVRLEDTTPIARLTDEALVVVVPADSPYKDLKGLVEDIVERGQEVTVTGGSAGGADHILAGLMLEAAGLKGAEIPAKLNYTPNAGGGEAVSLILGGKVAAGISGVAEFQQHIEAGTMRALAVSGEEEVPQLPGVPTITEAGYDVVLTNWRGVIAPGDITDADRAELERIMTEMHDTDAWTQELKTKGWADAFLIGPELDAFVTQNISDVTGTLKNIGLI, from the coding sequence ATGAAGAGATCACGCACTGCACTGATGGCGATCGCGGCGGCAGCCGCTCTCGCCCTGACCGGATGCTCCACGGCGGCGGACGGCGGTGACGGCTCCGCCTCCGCAGGCGACGCGGAGCCGACCTTCACCGATGTCTCCGTCATCGTCCCCGCCGACCCCGGCGGGGGATGGGATCAGACCGGCCGGACCATCGCGAAGGTGCTCACCGAGCAGGACATCGTCGGCAGCGCCCCCGTCACCAACGTGGGCGGCGCGGGCGGCACGATCGGCCTGGCGCAACTCGCCAACGTGAAGGACCCGGCGACGCTCATGGTCGACGGACTGGTCATGGTGGGTGCCATCGAGACCAACGGCTCCCAGGTGCGCCTGGAGGACACCACGCCCATCGCCCGTCTCACCGACGAGGCGCTCGTGGTGGTCGTCCCCGCCGACTCCCCGTACAAAGACCTGAAGGGCCTCGTCGAGGACATCGTCGAGCGGGGCCAGGAGGTCACGGTCACGGGAGGGTCGGCGGGCGGCGCCGACCACATCCTCGCCGGACTCATGCTCGAGGCCGCCGGTCTGAAGGGCGCGGAGATCCCCGCGAAGCTGAACTACACGCCCAACGCCGGCGGTGGCGAGGCCGTGTCGCTGATCCTGGGCGGCAAGGTCGCCGCCGGCATCTCCGGAGTCGCCGAGTTCCAGCAGCACATCGAGGCCGGCACCATGCGCGCCCTGGCCGTGTCCGGCGAGGAGGAGGTCCCGCAGCTGCCGGGCGTGCCCACCATCACCGAGGCGGGCTACGACGTGGTGCTCACCAACTGGCGCGGGGTGATCGCCCCCGGCGACATCACCGACGCCGACCGTGCCGAGCTCGAGCGCATCATGACCGAGATGCACGACACGGACGCCTGGACGCAGGAGTTGAAGACGAAGGGGTGGGCGGACGCCTTCCTCATCGGCCCCGAGCTGGATGCGTTCGTCACGCAGAACATCTCCGATGTGACCGGCACGCTCAAGAACATCGGGCTGATCTGA
- a CDS encoding tripartite tricarboxylate transporter TctB family protein has translation MTAPITGANGRAEDSRPALRVPLGELAFALLMLVLGVLALIGAFRIHVPVGIQVGPRVFPIAVSALLIATAGAVVIGALRGQRAEPEDGEDVDPDASTDWLTLAKIVGALIAHLLLIDPLGWAPAAAVLFGAVAWTLGARRWWLGFVIGLVVALAVQVVFGGLLGLSLPWGPVFGWLGGMF, from the coding sequence ATGACCGCCCCGATCACAGGGGCGAACGGGCGGGCCGAGGACTCTCGGCCCGCCCTGCGGGTTCCGCTCGGAGAGCTCGCCTTCGCCCTGCTCATGCTCGTCCTCGGCGTGCTCGCGCTGATCGGCGCCTTCCGGATCCACGTGCCGGTGGGCATCCAGGTCGGTCCGCGGGTGTTCCCCATCGCCGTCTCGGCGCTGCTGATCGCCACAGCCGGGGCCGTCGTCATCGGCGCACTGCGCGGTCAGCGCGCGGAACCGGAGGACGGCGAGGACGTCGACCCGGACGCGAGCACCGACTGGCTCACGCTCGCGAAGATCGTCGGCGCGCTCATCGCGCACCTGCTGCTGATCGATCCCCTCGGCTGGGCGCCCGCGGCGGCCGTGCTGTTCGGCGCCGTGGCCTGGACTCTCGGTGCCAGGCGCTGGTGGCTCGGCTTCGTGATCGGACTGGTCGTGGCGCTCGCCGTGCAGGTGGTGTTCGGCGGACTGCTCGGGCTGTCGCTGCCCTGGGGACCCGTCTTCGGATGGCTGGGAGGGATGTTCTGA
- a CDS encoding tripartite tricarboxylate transporter permease yields the protein MDSWSLLLEGFATALQPQYLLWAFVGVFIGTAVGVLPGIGPAMTVALLLPLTYTLDATAAIITFAGIYYGGMYGGSTTSILLNTPGESASIVTAIEGNRMAKLGRGAAALATAAIGSFVAGTIATVGLTLLAPVLADFAVSLGPADKLALIVVAFITVGALMGRSVSRGVLSLAIGLFIGLIGTDVLSGQQRYTLGMPVLGEGISVVLVAVGLFAVGETLYVAARLRHGGVDVIPVTKGWRSWMTKDDWKRSWKPWLRGTAIGFPIGTIPAGGADVATFLSYAAERRLSKRKDEFGRGAIEGVAGPEAANNAAAAGVLVPLLTLGLPTTATAAIILFAFQSYGIQPGPQLFANQPALVWALVASLYLGNLILIVLNLPLVGMWVKLLQIPRPYLYAGILMFAAFGAYAIRFAVADVVILLIIGVLGYFMRRFAVPVAPLVVGMILGPMGEAEMRKALQLSQGDPSTLVMQPFAAAAYGVLVVLILGALWLRRRQTRYEQRLTETIAVPITADQEV from the coding sequence ATGGACAGCTGGAGTCTGCTCCTGGAGGGGTTCGCGACCGCATTGCAGCCGCAGTACCTCCTGTGGGCGTTCGTCGGGGTCTTCATCGGCACCGCCGTCGGCGTGCTGCCGGGCATCGGGCCCGCCATGACCGTCGCACTTCTGCTGCCGCTGACCTACACGCTGGATGCCACGGCGGCCATCATCACCTTCGCGGGCATCTACTACGGCGGCATGTACGGCGGATCCACCACCAGCATCCTGCTGAACACCCCCGGCGAATCGGCATCGATCGTCACGGCCATAGAGGGGAACAGGATGGCCAAGCTCGGCCGTGGCGCCGCGGCGCTCGCGACGGCCGCCATCGGCTCGTTCGTCGCGGGCACCATCGCCACGGTCGGGCTCACGCTCCTGGCGCCCGTCCTGGCGGACTTCGCGGTGTCGCTCGGCCCCGCCGACAAGCTCGCGCTCATCGTCGTCGCCTTCATCACCGTCGGCGCGCTGATGGGCAGATCGGTCTCGCGCGGGGTGCTGTCGCTCGCGATCGGGCTGTTCATCGGGCTCATCGGCACCGATGTTCTCTCGGGTCAGCAGCGGTACACCCTCGGCATGCCGGTGCTGGGCGAGGGGATCAGCGTCGTGCTCGTGGCCGTCGGCCTCTTCGCGGTCGGCGAGACGCTGTACGTCGCGGCGAGGCTCCGACACGGCGGCGTGGACGTCATCCCCGTGACGAAGGGGTGGCGCAGCTGGATGACGAAGGACGACTGGAAGCGCTCATGGAAGCCGTGGCTGCGCGGCACCGCGATCGGGTTCCCGATCGGCACGATCCCCGCGGGCGGCGCGGACGTGGCCACCTTCCTCTCCTACGCCGCCGAGCGCAGGCTCTCCAAGCGCAAGGACGAGTTCGGCCGTGGCGCGATCGAGGGCGTGGCCGGCCCGGAGGCCGCGAACAACGCGGCGGCCGCGGGGGTGCTCGTCCCGCTGCTGACCCTGGGGCTGCCGACGACGGCGACCGCGGCGATCATCCTGTTCGCGTTCCAGTCCTACGGCATCCAGCCCGGCCCCCAGCTGTTCGCCAACCAGCCGGCGCTGGTGTGGGCGCTGGTGGCGAGCCTGTACCTGGGCAACCTCATCCTCATCGTGCTGAACCTGCCGCTGGTGGGCATGTGGGTCAAGCTGCTGCAGATCCCGCGTCCGTACCTGTACGCCGGCATCCTCATGTTCGCCGCGTTCGGGGCGTACGCGATCCGGTTCGCCGTGGCGGACGTGGTCATCCTGCTCATCATCGGCGTGCTCGGGTACTTCATGCGCCGCTTCGCGGTCCCCGTCGCCCCTCTGGTGGTCGGCATGATCCTCGGGCCGATGGGCGAGGCGGAGATGCGCAAGGCGCTGCAGCTGAGCCAGGGCGATCCCAGCACACTGGTCATGCAGCCGTTCGCCGCGGCGGCGTACGGAGTGCTCGTGGTGCTCATCCTCGGCGCGCTGTGGCTGCGGCGGCGGCAGACCCGTTACGAGCAGCGCCTGACCGAGACCATCGCCGTCCCGATCACGGCTGATCAGGAGGTGTGA
- a CDS encoding sulfite exporter TauE/SafE family protein gives MHEDQAITRGPRAYVAFVVIGLTAGLLSGLFGVGGGTVIVPLLVLMLRFDQRRAAGTSLAAIVPTASVGVVSYALSGSVAWIAALVLAAASVIGAQIGTRLLPRISQAALRWGFVAFLVVVIVNLFIVIPSRDAEFVLGWGSGAGLVTLGLITGIIAGLIGVGGGAVIVPALMIVFGTSDLVAKGTSLMMMIPTAISGTVGNIRHRNVEIAGALIIGVAACTMTAFGAWLATLIDPFTGNVLFAAYLLAVAVQMGLRALRLRGR, from the coding sequence GTGCATGAGGACCAGGCGATCACCCGGGGGCCTCGCGCCTATGTCGCGTTCGTCGTCATCGGCCTGACCGCAGGTCTGCTGTCAGGGTTGTTCGGCGTCGGCGGGGGAACGGTCATCGTCCCGCTGCTGGTGCTGATGCTGCGCTTCGATCAGCGCAGGGCGGCCGGCACGTCCCTGGCGGCCATCGTGCCGACGGCGAGCGTCGGAGTGGTCTCCTACGCCCTGTCCGGGTCGGTGGCCTGGATCGCGGCCCTCGTCCTCGCCGCCGCGTCCGTCATCGGCGCGCAGATCGGAACCCGCCTGCTGCCGAGGATCTCGCAGGCGGCGCTGCGATGGGGATTCGTCGCCTTCCTCGTGGTCGTCATCGTGAACCTGTTCATCGTCATCCCCTCCAGGGACGCCGAGTTCGTCCTCGGCTGGGGCAGCGGGGCGGGGCTTGTGACGCTCGGTCTGATCACCGGGATCATCGCGGGGCTCATCGGCGTCGGCGGCGGGGCGGTCATCGTCCCCGCGCTCATGATCGTCTTCGGCACCAGCGACCTCGTCGCCAAGGGGACCTCGCTCATGATGATGATCCCCACGGCGATCTCCGGCACGGTGGGCAACATCCGGCACCGCAACGTCGAGATCGCCGGGGCGCTGATCATCGGGGTCGCGGCGTGCACGATGACCGCGTTCGGAGCCTGGCTCGCCACGCTCATCGACCCCTTCACCGGCAACGTCCTGTTCGCCGCCTACCTGTTGGCGGTCGCCGTGCAGATGGGGCTGAGGGCCCTCCGACTGCGCGGTCGGTGA
- a CDS encoding FAS1-like dehydratase domain-containing protein codes for MPVNNDLVGREFPPTAPYLVGREKVREFARAVFADAPQHTDVAAAQRAGYADVVAPPTFAMVIQDLTLQQLLAEPDSGIVLARTIHAEQRFTYSRPIVAGDELTAQLAVTGIRALGGNAMITSDATITDASGEHVVTATSVLLVGSDDEGEDA; via the coding sequence GTGCCCGTGAACAACGATCTGGTCGGCCGGGAGTTCCCGCCGACGGCCCCCTACCTCGTCGGCCGCGAGAAGGTGCGCGAGTTCGCCCGCGCGGTCTTCGCCGACGCCCCGCAGCACACCGATGTCGCGGCCGCGCAGAGAGCCGGTTACGCCGACGTGGTCGCGCCGCCGACCTTCGCGATGGTCATCCAGGACCTCACCCTGCAGCAGCTGCTGGCCGAGCCGGACTCCGGCATCGTGCTGGCGCGCACCATCCACGCCGAGCAGCGCTTCACCTACTCGCGCCCCATCGTCGCGGGCGATGAGCTCACCGCGCAGCTGGCCGTCACCGGCATCCGCGCCCTCGGCGGCAATGCGATGATCACGAGTGACGCGACCATCACCGACGCATCGGGCGAGCACGTCGTGACCGCGACGAGCGTGCTGCTGGTCGGCTCGGATGACGAGGGGGAGGACGCCTGA
- a CDS encoding MaoC/PaaZ C-terminal domain-containing protein, which produces MSELVVGDVIAERTVHLTRESLVRYAGASGDFNPIHYRDDVAVSVGLPGVLAHGMLTMGLASSVALAALPADVRLIDYGVRFTKPVLVDAESGADVHVLAKVGAVDETSARIDLTVKAAETTVLVKAQLRIAR; this is translated from the coding sequence ATGTCCGAGCTCGTCGTGGGCGACGTGATCGCCGAGCGCACCGTGCACCTGACCCGCGAGTCGCTCGTGCGCTACGCCGGCGCATCCGGTGACTTCAACCCCATCCACTACCGCGACGACGTCGCGGTCTCGGTCGGTCTGCCCGGAGTGCTCGCGCACGGGATGCTGACGATGGGCCTGGCCTCCTCGGTCGCGCTGGCGGCGCTCCCCGCCGATGTGCGGCTGATCGACTACGGCGTGCGCTTCACCAAGCCCGTCCTCGTCGATGCGGAGTCCGGTGCGGACGTGCACGTCCTCGCGAAGGTCGGCGCCGTGGACGAGACCTCGGCCCGCATCGACCTGACCGTGAAGGCCGCGGAGACGACCGTGCTCGTCAAGGCGCAGCTTCGGATCGCCCGCTGA